ATTTGCTTTTAATAAAAGCAGATTGTAAATTACGTTTGTGGTAAACGAATTAAAATCTATCCGGCGAATAGCAATTCAACGATACTAAAATTTATCATCCGTTGCATTGTCTCTATCCGTTGGGCAGTCTTGCGTCATTTACTTTAATTAACGAATGCCCATCCATCCCGATGTTTTCCGCCGCGTCCTGAGCCAGTTCGCCACCGGCATCACGATTGTGACGACACGGGCCGGCGACGAGATTCACGGCTTGACGGCAAACTCGTTTTGCTCGGTTTCGCTGGCGCCGCCTCTCGTCTTGGTTTGTGTGGACAAAAAGGCGCACAGCCACGATCTCATCAAGAAAGGCCGCAACTTTGCGGTCAACATTCTCAAGGCCTCGCAGGAAGCGCTCGCGCGGCGTTTTGCGACCAACAACCTGCCCGCCTCCGAACGTTTTGCCGGAATCAAATTTCAAACGGAAGCCACCGGTGCGCCGGTTTTGCAGGAATCGCTCGGCTGGCTCGATTGCAAGCTCGTGGCGGCACATCCCGGCGGCGATCACACCATTTTCGTCGGCGAAGTGCTGGCACTCGGGCGGCATCAAGGCAGCGAGCCGTTGCTGTATTTTCACAGCAAGTATCAAAAGTTCAAAACTTAGCCGTCTGCTTTTCCCTCAAT
Above is a window of candidate division KSB1 bacterium DNA encoding:
- a CDS encoding flavin reductase family protein translates to MPIHPDVFRRVLSQFATGITIVTTRAGDEIHGLTANSFCSVSLAPPLVLVCVDKKAHSHDLIKKGRNFAVNILKASQEALARRFATNNLPASERFAGIKFQTEATGAPVLQESLGWLDCKLVAAHPGGDHTIFVGEVLALGRHQGSEPLLYFHSKYQKFKT